A window of Amaranthus tricolor cultivar Red isolate AtriRed21 chromosome 8, ASM2621246v1, whole genome shotgun sequence genomic DNA:
tcttagcATTTGATCATATTATCATTATATTCtatataatttatcaaatttaacTGAATATGTACCAGATTTGAACCTTACGGATCATCAATTAAGGAATTATGCCCTAAGAGATATTAAGGAGATGCTTGGAAACAATGAAAGTTCTTTTATGAATATATGTCATGAGATGTGCCCAAATTATATTATCATCAGAGATGGAAGTAATAAGCTAATATGGAGGAGCTTAATTATGACGAGGAATCTTTAAAAGCTGAGCTACATGCATTACTTCCATTGATGACCGAAGAGCAAGCCCTAGTATACAATGAAATTACTACAACCATCGAAAGAGGACAAGGAGGTGTATTTTTTCTATATAGACAGGGTGGGACTGGGAAAACATTTATGTGGAATATATTATGTGCAAGTCTAAGATCAAAAGGTGAAATTGTTCTACCTGTTGCATCAAGTGACATAGCGTCTTTGTTAAGTCCTAAGGGTAGGACTACACACTCAAGATTTGGGATACCCCTTTAGGTCACTGAAGATTCAATGTGCAGAGGCATAGAACCTAATAGTCATTTAgcaaaactcattaaaaaaaccaagtttatcaTTTGGGATGAGGCTCCAATGACTCACAAACATTGCTTTGAAGCTTTAGAAAGAAGTTTACGCGATGTAATTCGTTGTCGAAATGGTCAACCATCTGAATTAATTTTTGGAGGCAAGGTTGTTGTCTTTGGTGGTGATTTTAGGCAAGTTTTGTCGGTAATCCCAAAAGGTACAAGACAAGACATTGTATTCACAGCACTCAACTTTTCAAAGATTTGGAATGATTGCAGGGTGTTACGACTTACAAAGAACATGAGATTATGATCGGGATTAGCCAATGTTGAGGAGCTTTGAGAGTTTGCTGATTGGCTTCTCAAAGTTGGTGATGGAAAGATTGGAGGACCTAACGATGGAGAAGCTACTATCGATATACCTGaagatttattaataaaagaagCATTTGATCCAATAGCTGCAATTGTTGATTGCATATATCCTGGAATTCGTGAGGGTTCAACTGATAATTCGTATTTTAAAGAGAGAGCAATACTAGCACCAACAAACGAGATTGTTGATAAGGTCAACGAACATGTATTGTCACTTTTTCCAGGAGAGGAGAGGAGAGAACGTACTTGAGTTGGGATTCAATCGATAAATCTGACAGTAATTATGATGGCAATGACGATGCATTTTCAATTGAATTTCTCAACTCAATACGTGCATTTGGAGTTCCAAATCATAATTTACTGTTAAAAGTTAGTGATCCAATTATGATGCTCAGAAATATGGATCAGTCAGCAGGCTTCTGCAACGGTACACGTATATTAGTTGATCATCTTGGTTACCGAATTTTACAAGCAACTGTAATATTCGGATCAAACATTGGTTACAAGGTATTCATTCCAAGGATTACACTTACACCGACGGATAATTCTAATATCCCAGTTGCTCTACAAAGAAGACAATTTCCTGTGTCCTTGTGCTTTGCGATGACGATTAATAAGAGTCAAGGGTAGTCACTATCCCATGTTGGTTTGTTCTTATCTAAGCCAGTTTTTAGTCATGGACAATTTTATGTCGCAGTGTCTAGAGTGACTAgtaaaaaaagtttgaaaattttcatatgtGATAAGGATAGTGAAGTATGTCATCGCACAGAGAATGTTGTCTACAAAGAGGTGTTTTAAACCCTCTATATTGTTACTTATAATTTATCTACATTTCACGCATTtaatgtttttgttattattatattactaaATTTCATGTAATATATAACTtgaataatttttcatattctATTCTCTTTTAAATTTAGTCACATATTGATCATTacactttaaataaaaaaaatgaacttaattatattaatacctATTTGCCCTGttatttttaaaatcttatttttaatGGATGTTTAAGCTAAAAAATCCGTACATTGCACGGGTCCCATACTAGTACCATATAACAATAAAGACAAAAGTCTTATTCCTAAAATCTCATTAGTGAAACTCTAATGatctttctttaattatcattaaagaataattaaatttttgtcaTTGGCATATACGCGGCACCTGCCTACCAATGTAATGCTTTTTTTCCTTTCTCTTTTAGCCAGATATTCTTTATATATCCACCAAGGCACCAACTTTTTTATGGGCCAATCTAAAATATTAGTACATAATAATGGATTGAATATTTGTTTTCGTATCTATATTGAATCAACTcggttattattatattgtgtCATATGctattttattgaatattaaTAAGATTTTTGATTAAATAATTGACCCTCTCGACCCGAGAGTCTTATTGGTTGCAATCTCGTTATACCTTTGATATGGGTATGGTCTACCGTCTTCCAATCCtctttaaattctaatcataaTTTCTACGAGTGAAATGTACTGAATATGATGATAGTGGATGAATCAAATGATCGACCTGATACATAACCAAGTTGAAGAGATTTGTGTTTgtacttaaaattatttgtgttggtttttttaattgagaTTAATTAGTTGTAATAGACTTGATTTTACTCTTCAAGATCGTTGGATTTGTGCTTCTTTTGCATAGTAGATTTGGAAAGTACTAATTGCTAACCTTATTAGGACAAAATTTATTGTTTCTTCGTAGAAGTATCAtatgatttttgtttattaaagtACTAGGCTATAAGTTAACATGGTCAATTATGGTACAATTTATTGTGACAAGAATTGTCTAGAATAAAGGTATTGAAATTGAAAGGAAATATAAATTAATGGAAATTTCATTTGGCTTTTCTAGTGGGGTTATCTAATTAGGATCCTCTAGTTATATTACCAAGGCAAATTTGATTAgagtatatatttatttatttcaatcaatCAACAAACCCATCCACTAGCCAACATATTTATCCAatctttttaatataaatttgttgtttcatcctcatcatctaacTCGGTATATCCCGCACatagaaaaaaattatgaacaGGATGTTAAGAAGAAAAGACAACGGCAACTTATAACCAGTATATCCCGCAAATTTGTTGCTTAAATTacaaagtatatatatacttcgTGTTTTCTATCAAATAATTGTCACATGACGATTGTTgtcactattcatcattcaagcttattttactAAATTATTGCAGCTAACGTGCAAAAAAATTGAGTCAactgaaatcttgtttgaattaaTCGTCTAATCGTATACGTAtgcttttataatattaactttttataatttttagctatttataattcaataaataaataatcaaattaatgcattaaatttttttaaagtctaTAAAACATGCattagattttttaaaagtctATAAAACAAGTATAATCAAATAGAAAAACTACTCTATATATGCTTAGGAGTTAGGACtctaaataagcattaaactcaTTTCTATAGAAAtaacttaaaagaaaattataccaACAACgagataattaatatttatttatcagTAAATGTTTTtacttttagtttattttatatatgatccTAAAGAATTTTGTATATGATTACtttgaaaatattataattggAAGGGACAAAACCCTAATATTCTTCCACATGTCAAGATAATGAAACTTGCTCAATTATGACAACACAATATACTATTATAAGTTGAAATTCTTCTCCCAAAAGCAAGAAAgtaatttgaatatgattgaaAAGATTAGATGAAGGAGATaggaagaagaaaaacaattaaaaaactatatttaatattttataaatcaaacaaacaaaaaaagtggGAATTGATGATATAGAAAACCTATTGGTGGACTCTTTCCACCAATCAAAGATTAGATCGCATCAAAAGAGACAATATTATAAACAACATGATCTAAATAACTTCAAGTTCATAATAAagctaataaaaatatattttttagtcctttttgtttgtcaactttaaattttttttaactttaaaaaacaaatttcaatTGGATTCTTGAAGTATATATTGGTGATACAATATATTCATGTAATATCTTATTAAATTCGTTTTgttgtaaagttttttaatacgTGATTATTACAATTTTTATGATGCATGCTTAGAGAcattaaaacttaaattttgctttaaatgcttgcaaaaagtaaattaaaatggacaaaataattattaatgacTCGGTTCACTTATATACATATTCCCTCTTATTCTTATTAAATCTTGAATTTGATTTTACATACTTATCAATGAGCTATTTCAATCTTATGAAAAGTTTGATTAGTTTGAGAATGAAATCCagactaattaaataatatccaACTTAATCATGTtgtatttataaattgagattgaaatataaattaaaaacgattgataaataatgttaaaaaaataagtaaattatatttaattaaaatagaacATATTGAATACGGGTTTTGCCTCTTTTAAGAAGATATGTTTAGATGTTAAAGAAGACCTTCCAtatgttaatttaattgttaaaagTAGGGCTGTTCAAAAAAACCCGACTCGCTAACCTGCAATATTAATGGCggattaatttcttaaaaaaatgtaaagtaCGGATCGAGTATCCGATCCGTCTTAATCGGGTCGGGTCATGGGCCGAAAATTTATTTAAGCGGGTACCCAGTGACTCGcttaaaaagaaacaaaataacgTCAGAATACTTTTTGACATCTGAGTTACATTCAAACCTTCACGAATTAGCAAAATTTTATGACATACTTTGACATGCAAACAGCAGGATAAACCTTTTGCCTATTAAAcaccaacaaaaaattttattattgagGCTATTTATTTCATAACTTTTTTTGGGATCTTGATTTGGTTAATATGTGTTGTAactcaatttatatttttgtgcgATTAGGAAAACAAGAGCTTTGTAAAAAATTTCTGCCCAAATATTGTAATTAAATTCCAGAAATTTTGCTAAATCAATTATGCCCTACAAAATCGGGTACCCGATGTTCCGACCCGACTTATTCGGATAATTAAAATCAGGATACCCGAATAAATTGAATCAGGACACAGACTGTTAATGAAGATACCCCAAATGCCGAACCCACTAATGAACACCCTAGTTAAAAGTATAACGCTAGTATCATCACCCACTTCTTAATATTTCTTGTTGTAGCAAGTACTGTGTTCTTCTAAGAGCTTTTTCTCCCAACATGGTCAAGATAATAAACATATATTCAATAggctacttttatttttaaattattttttttaatagggTTCTTATCAGATGTTTTTACTTGTTAATGGTGAATCCAGAATATTCACTAAGGAGATGCTTGGCAAGTAATTGTTAGTTAGTTATATGGATGTTGGCTTATTTGATCAACcaataatattgattttttttgttagtcATTGCctattaaattagttgttatagAAATATTTAgcaaaaataggttgttagatATGAGTCGTTTATTGGAGAAAAAATGAGTTAAAAAGCTAgccaaaaatcaatgaaaagaTATTCATTGtagtcttttttattttggcttaaatgTCAACTTTTGCGATGACTTAAAGTcatttataattgtttttttactatttaaccaacttaaaagtcaaaatccaaaaccaaaccaaataACCTATTGAAAATCCATTTTCCAAACGCACTCCTATGTATTGTACAAAGATATGAGTGATTGTCATAAAATTGTTGGTGATCCATCTCTACTCAGTCAAATCAAACCACTTTAATGACATTGaggtaataaaaaataagttattgATAAcatatcatatgaatatgaaatGAAAGGCTTTACAACTCAGAGGAAACTAAGCTAAGAAAAACagattatacaaaataaaacaacaGAAGCATGAACAAGAACACTAGTATGTTTTGTGAGGTATTTTGGATACCTCTCCCTCAAACAATGattgatattattaattaatcaacatTAAATTAATGACCCAACCCTCAATACACTCTAATACAAAGAAGAAACTATCTTGGCACTAAACCCTAGTTGTTATATATGTATTAGCCTCCCACACATTCCAAGTGCCGATTTAGTCCTTTATATAGGCCTCCAAATCAGGGAAATAAAATTTAGGACTAGTAGACGACTTTCCCCCCAAGTATCAACCAAAGCAGAATGTCCGATTTAGTCCCTTATATAGGCCTCCAAATCATCACTTGCGTCTCATTCAAGGTACCTTTCTTCCTTCCTCTTGGCTCGTTCAAGGCATGAACCAAAGTCTTCTCGTGCACCTTTTTGCCTTGTTCAACGCACACCATTTACACATCCTTGATAACCTCATGGAGTGCTCCAAACCTTAACCCCTCATATTTCCTTGAACAcccatcttcatcttccaatgCGCAAGACCTTGAGTGGGCTATGTGATGATCAAAATTATCTTCCAAGCTAAGAGAACTGACACTTGCACTAACAGTATATGGTCTAGATCCTTGAtcattgcacgtaatttcatcaATAAAATGTTGATTAATCGAAAATCATAAGTTAACGTTGAAAACTTTTGCTTTCTTATGATAAATATTTGATTTACAATTACACCATCTATAGGAGCATTAATTATCCTTCCGTTTTTAGGTGTGGTAGCTTATTAACTCGAAATATAATGTTGAATAATCAAACCttctataattataaaaaatttaaattatattatttttaagttaaGTGGATGGGACAAAAGAACAAATTAAAGTGGTACATAGTTGATTAAAATACTTTCATTAGTTAATCAAACGTAGattaaattacatgataagCTTATTCGTAGAtgacattatatatataatggCTCCACTAGCTAATAGTTAGTTGGTCAAGAAAAATCTAGTTAATTTATGTACATGGTTAAGTACACACATTATGCTAGATTTGTTACAGACTAGGCCAGGAACCTTTACCTATAATCAGGATGATTACATCCCCATCTTTCTTTGACTTTTACCAAGTATACCATTATTTTAGTCCCATTCTCACATATTTAAATATGGAATATTAGtttagtttattcttcattgtcctaaaattataaggttaatcTATTCATAATGGTAATCAGCCATAATTCTTGtctattaattatataattaaattaaccaACTGAATCCCATTTGATAGTGAAAGTTAGCGGTGTATctagtattttaaatttatacaaaagttacattttttttttctttgtttgaaACAAATCCCACCATTTGCCTGCATAATTAGTGAGTTTCCCCtatcttaatattttattttccacCTTCCTGATTTTCATAATTCTACCCTATATTATATACTCAAATACAAACCCTTTTAAGACACATAAAAACTCTTTGGGTTACAAGTATAAATGCAATTCTTCATATGCAACGTTAAATATTATACTTAAAACATTAAGAAGTGAATAAGAATTAAATTCATTACGACCTTTAATCACGATGACTCTGATACTATATAAAAAATCAACTCAACAAGAGGTCGTTATTaagctaattaataattataattagtaattacCTCAGGATACCctaacaaataaaatcaaaaaatatatataacctATTGTACGTTATCAATTTATTAAATAccatatgtatatattttaatacctTAATCATCATCTGAAGCTAATTTTATTATCaacaatagaataatatataagaatttctcttattgatttgttttggtttatataacaaatatataactaataaaataattcttAGAATTAATCATTAAACTTTGGCACTAATCTTGCTTTAAATATGACCCTTGCTATTGATGatataaaaaataactaaaggGATGAAGTTGCTTGAGATGCAACGCATCGTCACTCAAAACCTCTTTAAGTATACTACTATATAAAGGAACCCGAACTAAATTAAGCTCCCATATACAATACACcataaaccaaaaataaaaaacaactaCTTTTCACCCTTTATTTTCTTCCttgttcaattttaaaaaaatggaaaatagtTCATTTTGTGTagaaaaaacccttaaattatTTGGGTTTGAGCTTGATCctaacaaaaatcacaaaaaaatcaaaaaatatacaaatcatTCTAATTCTtccaataatattaataaaaataaaaataatattgagGTAGaacaaaaaaggaaatttttATGTGAATATTGTTATAAAGAATTTGGAAATTCTCAAGCATTAGGTGGTCATCAAAATGCCCATAAAAAAGaaagggtgaagaagaagaagcttCAAATACAAGCAAGAAAAGCAAGTATAAGTTTTTACTTACAACCTTATCATCAAAGCCTTAAAAATACTTGTTCTACTACAGGTAATAATTCTCTGTGGTATTTTGATCCTTCTTATTGTGCACCAGCAGATGATCATCATTTTGGGTTTTATGAAGAATCCCAGATTTGTTTTGGACCGTTTGATCAAGATAATCGTCATCAAACGGCTGGTTTTCAACAGTTTACAGTTACACATGTTAGTTCGGAAAATAGGGGTGTTATAAAACAAAGGTGTAAATCTTTAGATCTTCAATTAGGGCTTAGCCTAGATTTTGATGTTATCAAAAGCTCTCCTAGAGCTGgttaatttatttgaaaatttagtattattttttatttattaggaATACGTATtagtattgtttatatatatctcatattttattatttttatttctacaatgaaaaatgaatgagcAATAATTTCATTGTAGCTAGAATGGGAGGTTCTGAACATATTTAACATGTTTGACCGCATATGAtcccaaaaaatatataataagttttaaGTATCATATGATCAGATTGCTACGCTTTTAACTGAAAGAGCGCTCTCTTCCTAAAAAAGgtgataaattatataatatattttaaaattatttcgaACATCTAATAAACTTTTACTTGAGTGATTGTTAACGAAAATAATTCACAAATATCATGATCATGCATGATTGATGGATTGCAAGGCAAGGCTTCTATTATGATGActaatgttatatatatatatatatat
This region includes:
- the LOC130821796 gene encoding uncharacterized protein LOC130821796, with amino-acid sequence MEELNYDEESLKAELHALLPLMTEEQALVYNEITTTIERGQGGVFFLYRQGGTGKTFMWNILCASLRSKGEIVLPVASSDIASLLSPKALERSLRDVIRCRNGQPSELIFGGKVVVFGGDFRQVLSVIPKVGDGKIGGPNDGEATIDIPEDLLIKEAFDPIAAIVDCIYPGIREGSTDNSRGEERTYLSWDSIDKSDSNYDGNDDAFSIEFLNSIRAFGVPNHNLLLKVSDPIMMLRNMDQSAGFCNGTRILVDHLGYRILQATVIFGSNIGYKVFIPRITLTPTDNSNIPVALQRRQFPVSLCFAMTINKSQG